catttgttttagttttttcagTGGATATTCTAACATTTGCTTGTGAGTTAAATTCTAATGACAAGGATAATTTCCACACTGTCCACTGAAACTGTGAGGCTAACAGGAAGGGGCTTGGAAAATCACTCGGTTTATGTTAAAACACACAAAGTAAACATGGTTTATGTATCTGTCAGGTGGACTGGATGCATGCATCAGCATAATAGCCTGATGAGAATTCCAGGCATCATTGGTTAAACTAATTTTagtaggttttcattcaaaaatgtttttctattttgttgcAGTCCATGTTAAATAGGAACAATTGTTTTTTCCcgtttaatttagatttttagtGCTAAACAGATATGATACATTTCTTCTAACTTTCAGTTTTGAGAAATGTGAAACAATGACTACATAAAAGAATTATATTGATTACAGTGTCTTAACTTTGGTAGTTGAACAATTcacttagtgttttttttttctttcatcagTCTTTATACACCTGACAGCTTTTGCTGACATTTCTGGGTCAAGCACACTTAATTGGAACTCtctggtatttttttctttgttcttatTAGTTGCATTTCAATCAGCTCTCTTCCCTGTTTTCAACATGTCACTCATATAAGTTATCTTCCTGCTTTTCAACATTGCACTGACTTCAGCTATCTTCCTGCTTTTCAACATTGCACTCACCTTCTCGTTGACCAAACATTGATTTCTGCAACACATTTTGCAGCATAGTACAAGCAAATAGCCTGGAAGATCTTCAAATGTAAAGGTTTTTAATTACGTAACTGCCAAAGgatgacaataaaataaatacatttcaagcAGTGAGTCACTAGACAAAAAATGATTGTAATACAACAGCTAAGGTGATTAGGAAGACAGTCGAAGAATGTCGAGGGTGAAACTGCTAGGGAACAGGCCAAGCGGTTGTCATAGGAGAAGATACTACTTGAATTTATTTAGAGAGGATTTGAAAGGGGCTGGAGTATATGAGGACACTGTAACGGCATGGTGAAATGGGGTTTATTCGCCATGGCAACCACTCACAAAACAAGCTGGAaatgtagttgtagttgtatattttaaattggaGGTAATGTTGCAATGTAGTCAAGtccaacttttttccccttaggCAACTGGGAAAGGGGAAAGCCTTCCTCTCGTGGCAGAAATTTCAAACCACTACATATATGCAGCTCTACCTGAAGTTGCTAATTTTAGCACTGCAGTCTTCTATAAGCGACGCTGAATGACACTAGCTCTAAAGCGGGAAAAATCTTTACAAAATTACGAACAGAATTTCAGGGAATAGGGAAAGAAGGGACAGGGAAGTGTAAAAGAGAATAAAGTTTGTTGTGCAGCTGAAAATTTGCACAAATAACATGCAAATCATGGACAGGAAGGGTGTGTTGAAGCTCCTAACACGATTGTCATTAGCTGTTGGGCGGATATGCCGCCCTTTAAAAGTATCCGActttaattaaattcaactgTATTGGACACATGCAACCAACATCCAAAGATAGATATATTTGTATGTTTCTTTCGTTGCTCTGCTTCCTTGAAAATCTTCATTCCAAATAGACGGAAATGTTAACATGGCAGTTTCCGTTGGGGTTCATCTACATGGATAACCTGTTTCTTTACTGGTCTAAACAACCGGTAttataaatgggaaaaaataaagtgGGTGGGTTCTCCTGCAAACCCTCTATATACCTTGCGCCCTAGGCAGTCGCCCACATTGCCCATATGAAAAACAGGGCCTGCGCTCACTAACATTATTGGTTGTTTtgaatgattgattgattggtCGTTGGTGACTCTATCAGAACTGTGTAATGTTGCACAGTATGTCAACATTACTGTGTGCAGGTGTGTTATTTATGACCACAACTAAATACCTGATTTTTAGGTTTTTGCTAGAAGTGTTCTAAACAGCATTGCATAATTCCAACTAGTATATGTTTTTGTCACTTCCACATTTACGCTCATCACAAATTGTCTTTCCCCGTTGAAATGAACACAAGTGCTTGACAATCTGGAGGTAACAGTCCAGTTTGCTTCACACTTTTTGTGTCAGATCTTTGTAACCTTGATGCATGACTTATCTATACACAGCCATGCAAAAAATGCAGTTACCTGAATTTCATACTTAGTTCGAAGCTTTTAATTCCAAATTAGGGTGCTGGGAAACACATAAGGTGTGTCAAACATCAATCCCATGCTTGTTGACAGAAAGTGTCTATGTATTATCAGCACTTGCCTTATCTGGCATCCTCTCTactctttttgttttatatttttgtctgtGTGCATGAGAGCACCCGGTCACCAGGCTGTCTTGGTGTTAATTTAACCCTGTCGGAGAGAAGATAACTGACATCCCCCACCCGTTACATTGCTAATTGtctagacacacaaacacactagcCTAGGAGCACACAGCAAGATGCTTATGTTGCCATGAGAACCTgaagcacacacacatgcacagagTGAAATGAATCAGCAACCTCCACACTGTTTACATTAACCATGTGAGAAGACGTTTAAACAGCAAGGGATGATGGGTGAAAATAACAGAACATATATACAATTTTTAGACACATTCATGTGtcattaaatacatatataatattaaaatagtttttaggGGCAACAAGCTGGCTATTAGTTTGCAGATTGCTCCCCCATCTGGTGAAGTATGCAAAGGTGCACCTCAATATGTTAAGTTTTTAATATAGTTTAGTTGTTAGTATATAATTTTTCTTTGGATTCACCACacacaaaatatgaatattcattttatttgatcatattttgatgattttcgTTTCataggagaaaaaatatttactatttcaagaaaattttatttattatcgCAAATGTTTTCTGATTACTAAGAATAAACTCCAACTCATTTCTCAAGGCACCAAAGTACAAAAACGTATACCCTCAAGGATGGTAAAATGCTTTATCTGCACACTTGAACTCACACAAAAATTGTATTCACTCAAACTTGCTAAAcatcacatttgatttttttttagttgttagGAATATTGCATCAAACAAAGGTTTGTATGCATCTCCATTATTACATTTATGTATTGATATAAAATTGGGCTTGCAAAAACTGTCATGCAAAATGAATTAGTCTAAAAAATGAGTTAAGCTTCAAAATCACTACTCCTGGGATAGAATATCTGATGCTACCTCTAGTGATTGAGTAAAAGTGGGGAGGTTTTGTTGTGTCATTATGTCAGTGTGACCTAGTGGGACTGTCATGTTAAAAGCTCCACTTCATCCAATTAACCAGTGACATGAAAATTGTCTCAGCTCATCTCCTCTTGTGAATTAAATGCGCTGATGCCTTTACTAAAATGAGGTAAAAGCTTTCATTTTATTCCAAACCGACCAAAGTAGTTTGACATGGAAGAAAACCCAATTGAATCTCATAGTTCAGTTGGCCTTGGCTCCTGACCAAGTTACTTAATTTTGGCCCAgtggggcaagtggttagcatgtcagcctcaaaactctggggtcctgggttcaagtccaggtcggtcccccgcctctggcctggagaaagctgggattggctccagcacccccacgaccctaattaGGATAAATCAGTTCATATAATGATATAAGATGAGACATATCATGAAAAAAGCCAAACCAAATCTGCTATATTAAAGGCTCTGCAAGCTTCTATGTCCTTATTATTACAATAGAGGGCAGCATATATCCATAAAGCACTGGCCTGATTTTTAGCAAGCTAAATTTCCTGCCTCAAGCTTTTCATGATTCAAATTGGTTATGGCCGATTATGATCACTTATCTTCAAATGCAATATCACTTTATATTCACACGGCTATTTGTATAGCAACTTACTTGTAAACCATGGTGTTAAATTAGTATGCCCTGGTCCTATTTAGGTCATTTAAAATTTGGAAGGATATGTATGCATATGAAAaatgttatgcttttttttttttttttttttactaatcaATTTGTGTGTATACAGACTCGTGCatatatattgtaaataatTACTATGACAtagaaatgtaaaatgtatgcAAGAATCAAGGAAGGCTGGCTGGAACAATAATTTGCTACTTGAAGgtttatggctttttttttctgctgaaaCATTTACTCAATGTCAGGTTAGATTTGTTTTGACCCCGTTTGACAAGATAAAACACCCATTGCCATTGGTTATAAAGATAAGCTGCAAATTTGTTGACATGAATCCCTGCTGTGGAATTACCTCGTTCATACCAATCAGGTAGAATCCTTAACCCTTGAAGTGCACAAGTGgaaattcttttgtttttatcagCAAAGGAATAAGGGAAGTAGTACCTAATTTTTACATAACATTAATGCAATCAATATTATGAAATTACATTTggataacattcatttttgcatgaaaaacACAATGATTGACATCAACAAAATTGTCCTTGAACATTCAAATGATTCACCTCCGGCCCTGACCATTTGTGTGACCCCCAGACTTTCCAGTCCATTCCAGTCTTGGAATTCAGTCTCTTCAGTTGTGTTGCATTCAATCTCTCTtcccgaggtgttgctcctcaGAGAACAGTTAAAGGGCCCATTGGTATTCGATTCCAGCTGGCTTGTAATGTGTAGCCAACCGTCTTCTTCCACATTCTTATAAACCTTGTGTCTTACAAGCCCATCTGACTGGTTTTGAGAATCATGAGACCAAAAGACATCTGCATTGGGGTAGACGTAGCTGAACATGCATGTAGGGCTGCCGTTGGACATGGTGCTTTTGACCACACCACAGCACTCTGAAGAACACAACAACAGAATGGAATCATTGATTTGTGCAAAAATGCATGCAGTTGGTCTTTATTCATAAAATGCTTTTGTTGCATAGAATACTTCATGGGTTAAAATTATTCCAGATTAACCCATCCTCCCACTCTCCTTCGGACCATCAATCCCAGCCCATCCCCTCAAACCTTGTCAGTCACTCATTCAATTCTACATCAAAGCTAAACTAAGGAAAGTACTTGTTCTTTAGCCTGTTTGTGAACATGTGGGCACTCTCAGCAACCTTGATGTCCTCTGGCAGAGTGTACCAGAGGGGAGGCTGAAAAGACGCCTCACCATCTGTTTGTCCTGACTCTTGGAGCAATGAGTCCTCTGCCAGAGGAGTGCAGGGACCACAAGGGTTCTTAAGGGAAATATTTCTTCATGAATCCTGCGATAAGAAGTTGACCATATTTGAACAGCACCAGGGAGTAGAATGTGTAAAAGAATGGTGTGGTTTGCAGTATCAAAGGCAGCACTAAGACCCAGTATTTACGTGTCTTTATCAATTTGCTCCATTGTCTTTAAAGTGATTTTGGCTTGATTACATCTCAATGTGTTTTACGATTATGATTGATTTACCATTTAAAAAGTTCAACTTGCATTTATAGGTTGCCATTTCATACATGAGAAAAAGCAACAACCTGTAACTGCCCACACGGGCacttaacattaaagaaaaatcaatacaagtTCCGCAGCATTGCACAAATGATGATTCCCATCTGAATGGTACAGTTTCGTTCAAAAGTCACATTCCATTAAGGCTGGGGTGGGCAATCCCAGTCCCCCAGAGCCCCTGTCCagtgttttccatgtctccctccaccaatacACATGATTCAAATAATTAagatcggtatgaagcttctggacagcttgctgacgagttgatcatttgattcaggtgcggtagaggagggagatatggaaaacagactggataggggctcacgaagactggacttggccacccctgcagtaAGGTACATCTAAAACTAGTCTCTTTACTACTTTGTCTGAAACATTTGTTTGACCAGCTTTACCGTGAAGTAAATGATTTATGCTGAGGGATAGTGAGTCATGTGGTTGAAGTCTAGTTCAGCCTCTTACTTGCCAAGCTGAGTCATAGGCTTTAGCAAAGCAGGTGCCAAGGTGTTTTGTGAATAGAGGTGTGCGTGGATATCTGAGCCAATTTTAAGTGTTTGCGACATAATTTTGCCCCGGCAACAGAGCGAAGTGTAACCCAGGAGCAGGAAGCAGGCAAACACGGGGAAAGTGCCGGTGCACAATTTaagattttaatgaaaaacaaccAAACAATTAGTAAAAACTGGGATAAAATTACCAAAACTACATATTAAGAGAAACACACACCAAACAGGCAAACCTTACTAATCAGGAAACAATACTCCCACAAGGACGTACAAAAACTGGGGTTTAGATACACAGACAGGGTTTGATGAAAATCACAAACACATGGGTCATACAAGGGAAGGAGTGCCAAAAGGGACACATCAGGTGAAACGCATACAATCACATAGAAAGGACACAAAAGGAAAACACACTCATCCACCAACCCCAACAAAATATCACAGTTTCTTAAGATTTCACACAAACATGCCGTCTGGAATATGTTGACACTTTAGATAATGACTGACCTTGTAGCTCAATCCAGCTGTATCCATGTGAAATTCCCTGGTTGGAGTGCAGTTTGCACATGTAACGGTTGGAGGCACCGCTGTCTACTGGCTGCACTTTCTCAAATATGAGTGACAACTGGCCCTCTTTAAACTCACAGTGGAAGTCACTTTTTGCGTTATTGCTCTGGTACAATTTTCCCTCGTCCACTTGACATAAGAGCTTGTGGTTTCGGGACCAACCTATGCGTTTGACAGATAGGCCTTCCATAGCCCCTGGCAACACATTACAATGTATTGCCACTTGCTTGCCACACTCGGCTGTAACGTTGCTGACGCTCATTAATACTGGAAACAAATTCACAAACAACAAAGAGACAATGCATTACTTGATTGTCACCCTTCCCGATATCATAACATCATTATCactgctggaaaaaaaataggttaataTAGTGTCAGATTGGTAGccagtgtgtttttttcttatggTGCAGAATATTTAGCAACACTTCTGTCAATTGAGcaactaaaaaatacataaacttGCCAGTTTAACTCCTGAatttaacaattattttctatttttttgttgagattACTGACAGAGCCtcagtttgtctttttaaatgttttatgttttcatacatactcattattattatttgtatacaCTTTCCAAGATCAGCGCAGTTACTTTGATTTATAAGACAATAAAAGAACTTCGCCATTCTCTAGAACCAGAAGTCAAATTCATTACTACATTACTACACAAACTCTGTAGTAAAAtgtgaaagtgaaaaaaaaacctatgttAACACGTAAAATCTTTCAATTAAAATTTGGAAGGCGTTGACTCATAAAGAgctaaaatgttatgttttacattttagGGTTGTCAGTTTCATGCTTTCATGTGATATGTGTcccattaaaatgtgaaattgaaCATGTTAAAGTATGAAATAGCTATCAGTTTCATTCTGTTAGTCACATAGTTGTTAAGTGAGATAGAGAGGGGAAAACCACTAAGATAAATTGTACAAAGATAGATGCATACCTTTTGTTGAAATACTCAATTCAGTCAGGATGCAGGCATAAAGAAGTCTGATGAAAATCATCCTTGTTCCTTACTGTAAAAAACGAAATAAAATTAGTTGAGAGTAGAAAAGATCTATCTTTACGCTGAGGCTTTTGTTATCATTTCCTTTGTAACTCAGTCTAATGATTAACTTCTGAGGTCTGTACTGGAATAAAAGAGCCCAGAATGGTGGCGAAATTATCGGATGTGTGTTAGAAAGGAGCATTGTAAAATCCTTTAGATGGGGCAGCAAAAGTGGCAATGAAAAGGCACTTtgtatgaatacattttttttctactctcaTAGCCTGCTGGTGCTTTGAATCAATTGTTGTCAACTAAGGGTTGACTAAAGGCTGATTGTTAAATACTCAGCGACGACAGTCAAAGTCTCCATCTGCAGGATGAAGAATAGTAGTTGCCTTTTCATTCACTAACAGGAAGATAGCAGACTATTCAATAATTGTATTGTACAAGCATTCTAATTCAGGTGCTTTTGTCTAAGGCAAGCACTCACAGACCCAACTATTACACTGAAACTTTTTATCTCGTCAAAAGTGTTCAGAAATGTACTTGGTTGTATATGCTTTATATTACAAGGTAATGTATTACTTTTGTCACTCATTTGAGTTGTTTTGCAATGTTTGCACTTGCTTGACATTAATGAATGTTCAAAATAGCTTTATTTCCTGTGGGTCGGACAAAAATCCTCATTGAGGTTCCATCCAAACTGTTTTTTATGCTTAAGAATGTATAAGAAGGACCACAATAGTATAGAAATACATCAGAGTTACTTGACTTTCAGTGTTGATGTTTAGTTTACAGGGCATGTCAATTTTTATCCTCGACTTTAAGTACCTATGTGGAGCAGATTACCCATGATGCTGAGTATTTGCTGTAGCTTTAGTTGGGATTCATTGCAGGTATGTTGCAGAAGTTGTCTGAAACTGGTCAAATAAATGTTGACACTAATCCCACAATCTCAGTTGAAGCTCATAACTCCTTTGATTCCCCTGATGGCGATGGGTATCTAAATTATTTAAACATGCAATCAATGTCTAAAATATGGTATCTCAGTTCTACTAGGTTCTGGAAATTTCTCACTGTAGCTTTGTTGTCCCCCAAAATGTCCCATCTTTGTATTAATCTAAGCATGAAACTCTGCAAGGACTCTTTCAACAAAATATCTTTGTTGTGACTATTCAATCAGCAATTATGCTGGTGGGATGTCCTCTgaacattttccctttttattcaAAGAAAGGAGCTGTGACTCAGCAGCCTTTCGAGATGTTTGAACCCAGTTGAAAAACATGGGGACTAGCCAAGTATTTTCTTTTGGGCTAAACCAGAAGAAGGCAACACAATttgggaaattacatttttcaccTGACCAACCCTGCTTTTCctaccttaaaaaaatattttccacgcTATATTGAAATGATTAGTTTTAGAAATAAATGCTTCTGCCTGAGGCTTTATTACTTTGATACTGAAACCTGACATAAAGAAGTGACAATTTGAAATTAAAGTGGAATGAATACTCACTCCATTCTGGTGGGACATCATCCCTTTTCCACTGATAGGCTAAAATAACCACCTCGTTTTATGAGACTGAATTTCAGTTGGAGTTTATTGATTTTCTAACAAACTCTCTGATCACTGATGCGTTCAGTGCGAAATCTGTGGAGACTTTTTGATTACACGCTCAGAGAAGCAGTGGtgggtgtaaaaaaacaaaacaactattATGTGATGTTTCCCCACTTATACTTGTGAGTTACACTTTTTGCCAATTAATATACAATCTgatcatgaatgaatgaaaacattcattcatttttttcatcattttatgaactgctttattctcacaagggtcgtgggagGGGGTcgtggagcttatcccagctgacttcaggctagaggcgggggacactctaaaatggtggccagccaatctcagggcacaaggagacggacagccatgcacactcacacgcatacctagggacaatttagagtatcccaGCAGATTACcatttgcaatgtgggaggaaaccggagtacccggaggaaacccacacaggcccggggagaacatgcaaactccacacaggttgaccaacctggattcgtgAGCCAGGACTCCAGAAGTGTGAGTcctacgcgctaaccacttatctGCCAGGCCAAAACAATTGGGAACAGACGGGTAAATACTTTTATTATACCTTCTGCCATGTAATGGAAGCGCATTGCCTATTCTGAAACTTCTGCCTGTGATTAAATCATATTTGCATAGACAGTAAACAAAGACAAGTTAGAAGTAAATAAAAGATCCCAACCCATGAAGCTAAAGTGCATATAATTTCCAATCTCCACAGCTAATGATCTCTCAGGGAACTGGGTTTTTGTAATCACATGTAGGAAAGCGAACCTTAGCTATCTATTAGTAAAAGCTCTTTCCCAGTAATGAAATTTGCCTTCAAAAGATGACAAAACAATTCTTACACAATTCCCACAGACAGTCTGAATTAAAAATTAATCGAAAACAAGACACTTCAAAGGAATGTTTTCCGCAGTCAAAAGCAATGGCGGTAACAAAGCTCCTCAGAAGGCAAAATGATCCCCAATGCCGCTTCCATGTTAACTTTGAGGGCATTGTGCTTCACCATCTGCAGTTTTGTCACACATCAATCGCGTCATTTAGCCGCAGCGTGCGACTGGGCTTTTAGTTGAATGTAACGACGTAATTGTGATCAGAGAGCAGCTGGGTGGCACAGCTGGCAGCAACTTTGAAGGGAAGAAAGCAGAATGAGATCGCGCTTGATATTTGCCATGATGGCTCCGTAGAGGAAGTCGTTGTCACCAAGAGATCAGGATAATTATGGTGAGAGTTCATGTGAAACAGAAAGCAAAATGGATACAACTGAACACATTCCAAATCTAAAGGAAAATTGAAATTGTCATGATaacgccttttcttcgcactacccttcattgcttgctttggaccctttgtttttcccttaattctgcactcaCTAACGCAAAAACACTATCTAAACACACACagtatgaatatattttttgaaaactgCAATTTTATTTCTTCCTAGTGCCTTATGTCTAGCCCTCCTTTTTTTAGTGTACAACATGATGTGTTTTCTCATGCAGTGCTTTTCTATTTATCTGAGTGGTGCCATGCTCTGCCCAAACCTTGATTTTTGGTCAGGATCCCAGAGGAGATTTTCGGTTCTAAAAGCTGCTTTCTGATAGGTTGATTAAAAGTGCTTGAAACTGCCTCCATCCAGACATGTACTTCAAATAAGTGATGATATATTTTCACTGCCAGACCCATAACATTGACATTTGTTTGATTAGAAAAAGAATTGATCGTGATAACAGTTAGAGGGCAGCTGCCTTCTGAGCTGCATGTTTGATTTATGGTGTATTTATTAAGTCTTTTACAAATACTTTGTATTTGCATCATCAGCAGATGCTTGTAGTGAATAAGgtattttctctttcttatcATAAACAGGTTTAATAATGATGCTATAATATAGCATCCAGGCACTGGCCAACATAATtcagttgttctttttttgataagaaaataaattgagACTTTTGACATGTTTATTCTGGTATAATCTAACAAGGTTATTTTGTTTGGCTCAGTGAGAGCAATAAACCGTCAATACAATGGGAAGGAAGTACATTTCCTGTTCCCAATATTAAGGTGTTAGTGTTCTCAACAAAATACTGCCCCCCTAATAAAGGGGTacattgtttgcaaacattcttAACagcagcacattttttttaacccaaaacaACAGTTTTCATACCCTATATATTTCAACATACTGTACAACTTACGACATTGTTTACTCTGGGTTTTCTACCTTTTTTTACCCAATGAAATTGCATGAAAAAACTGTTTACTTTTCTAAAGATCTAATATTTTTCCTGACGTCCTCTGTGGCTAACAACCGAGAATGGAATGTATTTGTCTGGAAAACTAAAATCAGCAGATTTAAGCACTTTGATGGGGGAAGGGAGGATTTTCCAACTGGGACAAGGCTAGTGGCAGGCAGTATTATGTGTTAGACAGGCTGAATGGTAAACAACGGTATGCCCACATAAATGCAGGCTATATTTTAACATATCCATCCAGTGATTGTATCCGAGATGAATTGGGGAAGCAAGCATGcgctgccttttttttgttttgtgatttCACCATTCTAATTTAAATCTCCTAAGAGGATGAAAACTTCCCACACATTCAATTTGTGCATATTTATAAAATCAACACTCCTTACAAACCATTAAAAACAGTATATTTAGTGTATAGTAGGATTAGCTGGTACCCCAATTTGAAACCCTAGTTTGCAATAGTATTGTACATCCATATTTGTGACCTCATTCATATAAGTAATAGAAAGcacagaaaaaacccacattattttttttttttattatatatttttactttaaatgcaTAGCCAGAGAACAAATTAACCTTTCCTCAATGCAATACTAATGGTAATTGctgttttctctctttttttaatacttgtAAACAAAGTAAAAGTTTATTTACGTCCTTAATTCTCACTTTTTACTATAAAGATGACAATTGAATAATTAATTAAGGCTGGTAAAGTCCATGCCTTTTGTCATCAGGCATGGAAAACACTTGAAAAGCTCAAAGCTGCTTTTAAAGTAGAATTAAAAATGGAGGGGGGTGCAATGACACTTACCTGTGTCCTTGTCTA
This region of Stigmatopora nigra isolate UIUO_SnigA chromosome 6, RoL_Snig_1.1, whole genome shotgun sequence genomic DNA includes:
- the LOC144198765 gene encoding uncharacterized protein LOC144198765; this encodes MIFIRLLYACILTELSISTKVLMSVSNVTAECGKQVAIHCNVLPGAMEGLSVKRIGWSRNHKLLCQVDEGKLYQSNNAKSDFHCEFKEGQLSLIFEKVQPVDSGASNRYMCKLHSNQGISHGYSWIELQECCGVVKSTMSNGSPTCMFSYVYPNADVFWSHDSQNQSDGLVRHKVYKNVEEDGWLHITSQLESNTNGPFNCSLRSNTSGREIECNTTEETEFQDWNGLESLGVTQMVRAGGESFECSRTILLMSIIVFFMQK